The window GCGGGCGGACACCGCGAGGGCCGTCGACCGGCCATACTGATCGATACTTCGGTCGGCCGATGCCTTCGAGATGGGGCCATGAGTCAGCAGAACGCACCCGATCCGTTCGACGGATTGCAGGACTGGGCCGCCGAGACCGAGAAGAAGGTCCGGCGTGAGCGGGTGCGCCGGGCGGTGGCCGGGCGGGTTCCGATGGTGGTGGTCGGTGTGGCCGCGCTGGTCGCGCTCGGCTTCGCGGTGCCCGCGGGGTGGGCGATGCTGCGCGACGACACCGGCTCGGCGGCGGAGCCGAACCGGCAACCGGCCGATGGCGTCTCCGAGGAGATCGTGGCGGACGGTTCGATAAACGACCCGTTCGCGGGTACGGCCGCCGCGACCTACCCGAAAGGTGAGGCGGGTATCGACCTGCCGACGGCGAAGGCGGTGACCGGATTCGGTGCCGCGCAGGTCGACGCCGCGCTCAAGCAGGTGCGCCGGGCCATGATCGCCGGCCGGCTCGACTCCACCATGTTGGTCGATCATGACCCGGACGAACTCCTCGCCTTGATCGCGCCGAATCAGCGTGCCGCGATCAGCAGGTGGTTCTCCGACCGGGTGCACACCAACCTGGCGACCTGGATCGATCCGGCGGTGCGTCTCGATCCCGATCAGCAGCCCCGGGTCAGTGGCCGGATCACCTACACGTCGGCCGTCCGCGACGGTCGCCGCGAGCTGCGGGTCACCACCAACTTCGTCTGGGTGTACGCGTTCAAGGGCACCACCCAGCCGATCGCCGTCGTCCACGACGAGAACCAGTGGGAGTTCCCGGCCACGAAGAACCTGCGCGCCGACGACCGCGGGATGTGGATCGGCAACACCCGGTCGTACCTGGCATTGATGGATTGTGCCGCCGGAGATCGTGGCCTGCTAGCGCCCTACAGGATGGGAGCCGTAGGCAATCCCGCCGCCACCGAGGACCCGGAGGAACTGGTGCGGGCCGATCACTCTCTCGACATCCAGGACGGTTGCCCGTAGCTCTGCGCCCTGTCCGCCAAGATGTCTCGGAGCCGCTTGCGGGCCAGTTGGGCGTTCTTGCGGACGGCAGCCGCATTCTGCCGGGCGGCTTCCGCATCCCGCCGAGAGGCGATCATTTGAGCGTAGCTGTGACCGGCCACTAGATGCCGCATCACTTCGCGTTGCTTCGCGGGCAGCAGGGCCAGGAGGTGGTCCACCCACATCTGCTCGTCGACGGCACGGAAATCGAGCCCGGCGTCGGGGGGGTTCGGCAGTTCCTCGTTCGGCATCGGGCAGGCTTTGTGTTTCCGGCGAAGGACCTTGAGAAGCGAGCGTTTAAAGGCTGTTTTGGCGTACGCCCGAGGCGTATCGATCTGATGCCACCGTTTGTAGATCTCGATGAATACCTCTGCTGCGGCATCGTGGGCGTCCTGACCGTCCCCGGTCAACGCCATGCCGTACCTCAGCAGTTCGGGGTACATCTCGCGGTAGAAGGTGTCGAACTCGTCGGTGGGGGCGGGAGGCCTGTGGTCGGTCTCCCGCCCCGAATCGGCCGATGAGGCACCGTTCACGATCAGTCTTGATCCGACCGGTTGTCGCCGAAGTCGACGATGATCACGCGTCGGCGGATCCAGAGCCCGAGTCGAACGATTCCCTCGGCGGTGACATCGGCGATCAGCGCCGCGGAGCTGATCAGGGTCACACCGACCACGGCCGGGTGGTGGTGGACGGGCGCCAGGATCGACGCGTCCAACAGGCCGGCGGTGGCGCCCGCGGCGAGGGTCAATCCGGTCCAGAGGCGGCGTCTGCCGGCCCGATCCGGTTCGAA of the Actinoplanes sichuanensis genome contains:
- a CDS encoding RNA polymerase sigma factor; this translates as MNGASSADSGRETDHRPPAPTDEFDTFYREMYPELLRYGMALTGDGQDAHDAAAEVFIEIYKRWHQIDTPRAYAKTAFKRSLLKVLRRKHKACPMPNEELPNPPDAGLDFRAVDEQMWVDHLLALLPAKQREVMRHLVAGHSYAQMIASRRDAEAARQNAAAVRKNAQLARKRLRDILADRAQSYGQPSWMSRE